From the genome of Vicia villosa cultivar HV-30 ecotype Madison, WI linkage group LG2, Vvil1.0, whole genome shotgun sequence, one region includes:
- the LOC131654177 gene encoding ATP-dependent 6-phosphofructokinase 7-like, translating to MLDSATSYVSDSTLEDVPHLSDYIPDLPTYPDPLQDNPSYAVVKQYYVNTDDTVAQQIVVHKNSPRGTLFRRAGPAQKVYFDSREVYACIVTCGGLCPGLNTVIRELVCGLYHMYGVHKVLGIEGGYRGFYSRNTIPLTPKIVNDIHKRGGTILKTSYGGHDTSKIVDSIQDRGINQVYILGGFGTQNEAALIFEEIRRRGLKVAVVGIPKTIDNDIPVIDKSIGFDTAVEEAQRAINSAHVEAESAENGIGVVKLMGRCSGFIAMYATLASRDVDCCLIPESPFYLEGPGGVLEFIEKRLREQGHMVIVIAEGAGQELILPSDKSNKNRPDAASDDLFHDVGLWLSLKIKDHFARNKKMTINLKYIDPTYMIRAIPSNASDNVFCTLLAQSAVHGAMAGYTGFTVGPVNGRNCYIPFHLINEGQKRVVITDRMWARLLSSTHQPSFVNPQQHSEEAKAG from the exons ATGCTAGATTCTGCAACTTCCTATGTCTCTGACTCCACACTTGAGGATGTTCCTCACTTGTCTGATTACATCCCTGATCTTCCT ACATATCCTGACCCATTACAAGATAATCCTTCTTATGCAGTTGTCAA ACAATATTATGTGAATACGGATGATACCGTTGCGCAGCAG ATAGTAGTTCATAAAAATAGTCCAAGAGGGACCCTTTTTCGACGCGCTGGACCTGCTCAAAAG GTGTATTTTGATTCAAGGGAAGTGTATGCTTGTATTGTTACATGTGGTGGTCTTTGTCCTGGTTTAAATACAGTGATAAGAGAATTAGTTTGTGGATTATACCATATGTATGGAGTGCACAAAGTTTTGGGAATTGAG GGAGGATATAGAGGTTTCTACTCGAGAAATACAATTCCTTTAACACCAAAGATTGTCAATGATATCCACAAACGCGGTGGAACCATTTTGAAGACATCGTATGGAGGACATGATACGTCAAAGATTGTTGACAGCATTCAGGATCGAGGCATTAATCAGGTTTATATACTCGGAGGATTTGGAACTCAAAATGAAGCAGCTTTGATTTTTGAG GAAATTAGAAGACGAGGATTGAAAGTTGCGGTGGTTGGAATTCCGAAAACTATTGATAATGATATCCCT GTTATTGACAAGTCAATTGGTTTTGACACTGCTGTTGAAGAGGCACAAAGAGCCATTAATTCTGCTCATGTTGAAGCAGAGAGTGCTGAGAATGGTATCGGTGTTGTGAAGTTAATGGGGCGTTGCAGTG GATTTATAGCCATGTATGCGACTCTTGCGAGCCGAGATGTGGACTGTTGTTTGATTCCAGAATCACCGTTTTACCTTGAGGGACCAGGAGGAGTATTGGAGTTCATTGAGAAAAGATTGAGAGAACAAGGACACATGGTTATAGTAATAGCTGAAGGTGCAGGTCAGGAGCTAATTCTTCCTAGTGACAAATCTAATAAGAATAGGCCAGATGCTGCTTCAGATGACTTGTTTCATGATGTTGGTCTTTGGTTATCTCTGAAAATTAAG GATCACTTTGCAAGAAATAAGAAAATGACTATAAATCTGAAGTATATTG ATCCTACTTACATGATCCGTGCTATTCCAAGTAATGCATCTGATAATGTGTTTTGCACCTTACTTGCTCAAAGTGCCGTTCATGGTGCAATGGCGGGATACACAGGCTTCACAGTTGGTCCAGTTAATGGCAGAAATTGTTACATTCCATTTCAT CTTATAAATGAGGGCCAGAAGAGAGTTGTGATAACAGACCGGATGTGGGCGAGGTTGCTTTCCTCCACCCATCAGCCCAGTTTTGTGAATCCTCAACAACACTCTGAAGAAGCAAAAGCAGGATGA